Proteins encoded by one window of Puntigrus tetrazona isolate hp1 chromosome 17, ASM1883169v1, whole genome shotgun sequence:
- the mboat2a gene encoding lysophospholipid acyltransferase 2 isoform X1 — protein MATSTSCTGSTLLQPISKMIDLPLDQVNFVVCQLFALVTAFWFRLYLHPSKTSPFIRHVVATLLGFYLALFCFGWYALHFLVQSGLAYGVMIFTSVEHMHKYCFVVTLGYLSFCQVTRVYVFDYGMYSADFTGPMMVITQKITSLAFEIHDGLVKREEHLKPSQKYLAVRKMPSLLEYLSYNCNFMGILAGPTCSYNDYIAFIEGRCYEPKHLESNGKENGKFKQSDPSPKRDVIQKLCTCALSLMVYLVIYTACPTERVIDETFMASNPFYIQVLYLYISMLALRPKYYFVWTLADAINNAAGFGFNGYSTDGTPKWDRISNLRILNIEFATSFKMFLDNWNIQTALWLKRVCYERCPYNPTAATFLLSAIWHGVYPGYYLTFVTGIVVTMAARAVRHNVRQHFLGSATLKLIYDVITWFSTQMAICYTVVPFVLLAVGPSLKFYSSWYCCIHLLCVLLVLVLPVKSRRTKQQEQPGTVQASEQNCLSSPDNNCNQKQKAT, from the exons GTGAACTTTGTGGTGTGCCAGCTCTTCGCCCTGGTCACGGCTTTCTGGTTCAGACTCTACTTGCACCCTAGCAAGACAAGTCCCTTCATCCGGCATGTAGTCGCCACTCTGCTGGGCTTTTATTTGGCCCTCTTCTGCTTTGGCTG GTACGCCTTGCACTTTCTGGTACAGAGCGGTCTTGCTTACGGCGTCATGATCTTCACGAGCGTGGAACACATGCACAA GTACTGCTTTGTGGTTACACTGGGATATCTCAGTTTCTGCCAGGTCACAAGAGTCTATGTGTTTGACTACGGAATGTACTCGGCAGACTTCACTGG GCCCATGATGGTCATCACACAGAAGATCACAAGTTTGGCCTTTGAGATTCATGACG GCTTGGTGAAGAGGGAGGAGCACCTAAAGCCCAGTCAGAAGTATCTTGCAGTCAG GAAGATGCCCAGTCTCTTGGAGTATTTAAGTTATAACTGTAACTTCATGGGGATCTTGGCCGGCCCAACCTGCTCCTATAATGATTACATAGCCTTTATAGAAGGACGATGCTATGAGCCCAAACACCTGGAGTCAAATGGCAAAGAGAACGGGAAATTCAAGCAGAGTGATCCTTCACCTAAG AGGGATGTGATCCAGAAACTGTGCACGTGCGCTCTGTCACTAATGGTTTATTTGGTGATCTACACCGCCTGCCCTACAGAGCGTGTCATCGACGAAACCTTCATGGCCTCTAACCCTTTCTACATCCAGGTCTTGTACCTCTACATCTCCATGTTGGCTTTACGTCCCAAATACTACTTCGTATGGACGTTAG CCGATGCCATCAACAACGCAGCTGGTTTCGGGTTTAATGGCTACAGCACAGATGGCACCCCAAAATGGGACAGAATATCAAACTTAAGAATACTCAATATTGAG TTTGCCACCAGCTTCAAGATGTTCTTGGACAACTGGAACATTCAGACAGCACTTTGGTTGAAGAG AGTGTGTTACGAGCGCTGCCCGTACAATCCGACCGCGGCCACATTCCTCCTCTCGGCCATCTGGCACGGAGTTTACCCGGGGTATTACCTGACCTTCGTCACGGGCATCGTCGTAACAATGGCGGCGCGGGCA gtaaGACACAACGTGCGGCAACACTTCCTGGGCTCAGCCACACTCAAGCTCATCTACGACGTGATCACCTGGTTCAGCACGCAGATGGCCATTTGTTACACTGTCGTGCCGTTTGTACTGCTGGCGGTGGGGCCTTCGCTAAAGTTTTATAG CTCGTGGTACTGCTGCATTCACCTGCTCTGCGTTTTGCTGGTGCTGGTTTTACCCGTGAAGTCCAGACGCACGAAACAACAGGAACAGCCGGGCACGGTTCAGGCCAGTGAACAGAACTGTCTCTCCTCTCCTGACAACAACTGCAACCAGAAGCAGAAGGCCACATGA
- the mboat2a gene encoding lysophospholipid acyltransferase 2 isoform X2 produces MIFTSVEHMHKYCFVVTLGYLSFCQVTRVYVFDYGMYSADFTGPMMVITQKITSLAFEIHDGLVKREEHLKPSQKYLAVRKMPSLLEYLSYNCNFMGILAGPTCSYNDYIAFIEGRCYEPKHLESNGKENGKFKQSDPSPKRDVIQKLCTCALSLMVYLVIYTACPTERVIDETFMASNPFYIQVLYLYISMLALRPKYYFVWTLADAINNAAGFGFNGYSTDGTPKWDRISNLRILNIEFATSFKMFLDNWNIQTALWLKRVCYERCPYNPTAATFLLSAIWHGVYPGYYLTFVTGIVVTMAARAVRHNVRQHFLGSATLKLIYDVITWFSTQMAICYTVVPFVLLAVGPSLKFYSSWYCCIHLLCVLLVLVLPVKSRRTKQQEQPGTVQASEQNCLSSPDNNCNQKQKAT; encoded by the exons ATGATCTTCACGAGCGTGGAACACATGCACAA GTACTGCTTTGTGGTTACACTGGGATATCTCAGTTTCTGCCAGGTCACAAGAGTCTATGTGTTTGACTACGGAATGTACTCGGCAGACTTCACTGG GCCCATGATGGTCATCACACAGAAGATCACAAGTTTGGCCTTTGAGATTCATGACG GCTTGGTGAAGAGGGAGGAGCACCTAAAGCCCAGTCAGAAGTATCTTGCAGTCAG GAAGATGCCCAGTCTCTTGGAGTATTTAAGTTATAACTGTAACTTCATGGGGATCTTGGCCGGCCCAACCTGCTCCTATAATGATTACATAGCCTTTATAGAAGGACGATGCTATGAGCCCAAACACCTGGAGTCAAATGGCAAAGAGAACGGGAAATTCAAGCAGAGTGATCCTTCACCTAAG AGGGATGTGATCCAGAAACTGTGCACGTGCGCTCTGTCACTAATGGTTTATTTGGTGATCTACACCGCCTGCCCTACAGAGCGTGTCATCGACGAAACCTTCATGGCCTCTAACCCTTTCTACATCCAGGTCTTGTACCTCTACATCTCCATGTTGGCTTTACGTCCCAAATACTACTTCGTATGGACGTTAG CCGATGCCATCAACAACGCAGCTGGTTTCGGGTTTAATGGCTACAGCACAGATGGCACCCCAAAATGGGACAGAATATCAAACTTAAGAATACTCAATATTGAG TTTGCCACCAGCTTCAAGATGTTCTTGGACAACTGGAACATTCAGACAGCACTTTGGTTGAAGAG AGTGTGTTACGAGCGCTGCCCGTACAATCCGACCGCGGCCACATTCCTCCTCTCGGCCATCTGGCACGGAGTTTACCCGGGGTATTACCTGACCTTCGTCACGGGCATCGTCGTAACAATGGCGGCGCGGGCA gtaaGACACAACGTGCGGCAACACTTCCTGGGCTCAGCCACACTCAAGCTCATCTACGACGTGATCACCTGGTTCAGCACGCAGATGGCCATTTGTTACACTGTCGTGCCGTTTGTACTGCTGGCGGTGGGGCCTTCGCTAAAGTTTTATAG CTCGTGGTACTGCTGCATTCACCTGCTCTGCGTTTTGCTGGTGCTGGTTTTACCCGTGAAGTCCAGACGCACGAAACAACAGGAACAGCCGGGCACGGTTCAGGCCAGTGAACAGAACTGTCTCTCCTCTCCTGACAACAACTGCAACCAGAAGCAGAAGGCCACATGA